One window of Microbacterium sp. Root61 genomic DNA carries:
- a CDS encoding ABC transporter permease: MTRPTFTLSAIIVVWWMAVAIGWRWLDIDPFINTGARLAPPSAEHWFGTDRIGRDVFARVLAGAESALLIGPLGTALATVLGTSLGLVAGFHRGWVDQLLMRVFDVFVALPAVLFLLIIVGAFGSSPAVLAFAIGVLFAPGIARVVRAAVLVDMGKDYVPAARSQGEGSGRILLTELLPNVWPQALVQATVTVAAAVFVAASLSFLGLAAAPPSPDWGLAVNENRAYLQGAWWTLAFPALAIASLVVSITLIGDNLKEVLRR, from the coding sequence TTGACGCGACCCACTTTCACCCTCAGCGCGATCATCGTCGTATGGTGGATGGCCGTCGCGATCGGCTGGCGCTGGCTCGACATCGATCCGTTCATCAATACCGGAGCGCGGCTTGCTCCGCCGAGCGCCGAGCACTGGTTCGGTACCGATCGCATCGGTCGGGATGTCTTCGCTCGCGTGCTTGCCGGCGCCGAATCCGCACTCCTGATCGGTCCGTTGGGAACGGCACTGGCGACGGTACTCGGAACCTCCCTCGGCCTCGTTGCGGGCTTTCATCGCGGCTGGGTCGATCAGCTCCTCATGCGGGTGTTCGATGTGTTCGTCGCGTTGCCCGCCGTCCTCTTCCTGCTCATCATCGTCGGCGCATTCGGCAGCAGCCCCGCCGTGCTCGCTTTCGCGATCGGGGTGCTCTTCGCGCCGGGAATCGCCAGGGTGGTGCGTGCCGCAGTCCTCGTGGACATGGGGAAGGACTACGTGCCCGCCGCCAGGTCGCAGGGCGAAGGCAGCGGCCGGATCCTCCTGACAGAACTTCTCCCCAATGTCTGGCCGCAAGCGCTCGTGCAGGCGACTGTCACCGTCGCCGCCGCGGTGTTCGTCGCCGCGTCCCTGTCCTTCCTCGGGCTCGCCGCAGCACCGCCATCGCCCGATTGGGGACTGGCGGTCAATGAGAATCGGGCCTACTTGCAGGGCGCATGGTGGACGCTCGCCTTCCCCGCTCTCGCCATCGCGTCATTGGTCGTTTCGATTACTCTGATCGGCGACAACCTCAAAGAGGTTCTTCGCCGATGA
- a CDS encoding helix-turn-helix transcriptional regulator encodes MNLNDPDKAKDDLRRAVESGDSDTIARVAMFNIWPLLMSHTEQVISAIALLPSSVLEHYPVLRLMHPMTAVLARTTRSFKPAMYTEHARSMRPEEVDFVILTQMIAFRTSGDIEAALLYAKRLEDRIRNVRIESRDRLDGPLWYFHHQIGATFLAAGDSRRALLELATARQLGKLSAQADAERVVLGRVALAHALRGAMGDAERTLAEARALPPPTPAHVSASISTEHTAAAFIAVDRMAENLDEALGELAPYDSLDLTWPFVLLVRTRALLSRQQPEDALETIRLARDSHPVHEGSFAFDVVGASSITAMVETGDLASARRVAEEFSDAGVLTRLATVRLSLRDGKLDNAASHLGLLARDQALGPAQRAECVLLSGWLELARIDDLDRETAVQIHRVVRRPEIRRLVTIMPRQLVDRVRDRLSAEAVAEFDVAVGGLAHFEMDERPVLTAGELRVLNALLDHHSTAAMASTFHVSPNTIKSQLRSLYRKLDCSTRGDALRIATRMNLLVSEVSA; translated from the coding sequence GTGAATCTCAACGATCCGGACAAGGCGAAGGACGACCTCAGGCGCGCCGTGGAGTCGGGAGACTCGGACACGATCGCTCGCGTCGCCATGTTCAACATCTGGCCGCTTCTGATGTCGCACACCGAGCAGGTCATCTCGGCGATCGCACTCCTTCCGTCCTCTGTCCTCGAGCACTACCCGGTGCTGCGGCTCATGCATCCGATGACAGCAGTGCTGGCGCGCACAACGCGTTCCTTCAAGCCGGCGATGTACACGGAGCACGCGCGCTCGATGCGACCAGAAGAGGTCGACTTCGTCATCCTCACGCAGATGATCGCCTTCCGCACCAGCGGAGACATCGAGGCCGCGTTGCTCTACGCGAAGCGACTCGAAGACCGCATACGCAACGTTCGCATCGAGTCGCGCGACCGGCTCGATGGCCCGCTGTGGTACTTCCACCACCAGATCGGAGCGACATTCCTCGCTGCGGGCGACTCGCGCCGCGCGCTCCTCGAGCTTGCCACAGCACGTCAACTCGGCAAGTTGTCGGCCCAGGCCGACGCGGAGCGCGTCGTCTTGGGCCGTGTTGCCCTTGCGCATGCCTTGCGCGGCGCGATGGGCGACGCCGAGCGGACATTGGCCGAGGCTCGCGCCCTTCCTCCTCCGACGCCGGCGCACGTGTCCGCGAGCATCAGCACGGAACACACTGCAGCAGCCTTCATCGCAGTCGATCGGATGGCCGAGAACCTCGATGAGGCGCTGGGGGAGCTGGCGCCGTATGACTCCCTCGATCTGACGTGGCCGTTCGTGCTGCTGGTTCGCACACGTGCCCTCCTCTCCCGCCAGCAGCCCGAGGACGCACTCGAGACGATTCGGCTGGCACGCGACTCGCATCCGGTTCACGAGGGATCCTTCGCGTTCGACGTCGTCGGAGCCTCCTCGATCACGGCGATGGTGGAGACGGGCGATCTTGCTTCCGCGCGACGCGTTGCCGAGGAATTCTCCGATGCCGGCGTGCTGACCAGGCTCGCCACGGTCCGGTTGTCGCTCCGTGACGGCAAGTTGGACAACGCAGCAAGCCACCTCGGGCTGCTCGCCCGTGATCAGGCACTGGGGCCGGCCCAGCGCGCCGAGTGCGTACTCCTGTCCGGTTGGCTCGAACTGGCCCGCATTGACGATCTCGACCGTGAGACGGCTGTTCAGATCCACCGTGTCGTCCGGAGGCCGGAGATCCGAAGGCTGGTCACGATCATGCCGCGACAGCTTGTCGATCGCGTCCGGGATCGTCTCTCCGCGGAGGCCGTTGCGGAGTTCGATGTCGCTGTGGGTGGACTTGCCCACTTCGAGATGGATGAGCGGCCCGTCCTGACCGCCGGCGAGCTTCGTGTGCTGAACGCTCTCCTCGATCACCATTCGACCGCTGCCATGGCGTCGACATTTCACGTGTCGCCGAACACGATCAAATCGCAATTGCGTTCGCTCTACCGCAAGCTCGATTGCTCCACGCGTGGGGACGCGCTGAGAATTGCCACCCGGATGAACCTGCTGGTGTCGGAGGTGAGCGCGTGA
- a CDS encoding ABC transporter substrate-binding protein, protein MSSLHHHSAMRATLAALAVGVLAVGLAACAGGEQGDTATAQPRAAVYRLPITDPGSEIDPLTEADQNALAITGLVTEPLVSLDARGELNPRLATDWSASDDGLVWTVELRPGVRFNDGSPLTSADVVATFEAITAEDSLSPGRSAFFGILDSVVADGDDTVEFALIRPFSDFPMMLTGTNTGILPADYEPGTWLENPVGAGQFLLEDYTIGVGATYLKNPDYWNADRINIDGVELKIYGDMQAQVLAFQAGEIDRVGLTVEAASAVDVAKYDSISSGYNRFDGIVLDVTAAPFDDLAAREALAWAIDRQSLIEAVYEGNADLGNDTTFFPDYSPQPTGLAQRDQDLAKVSSLLAGRTLTFTITTAYPLFGEVLQQQLNAVPGFEVELEVMSTEQYYAGGDSSPWLNAPVTATSWAKRAPSQYVSLIYATGATWNASHYANDAIEELTRHFDATTDPEERQDLASQIAEIQWTDVPIIVPAYSKSRALQNKRVVGEFVGALDFYTGYNFAGISIAK, encoded by the coding sequence ATGTCCAGCCTTCACCACCACAGTGCGATGCGCGCGACTCTGGCGGCACTCGCCGTCGGCGTGCTTGCGGTCGGTCTCGCAGCGTGCGCAGGAGGCGAGCAAGGAGACACCGCGACAGCTCAACCTCGAGCGGCCGTCTACCGCCTCCCCATCACCGACCCGGGGAGCGAGATCGACCCGCTGACGGAGGCCGATCAGAACGCGCTCGCCATCACAGGTCTCGTGACGGAACCGCTCGTGAGCCTCGACGCGAGGGGCGAATTGAACCCTCGACTCGCTACGGACTGGTCCGCTTCGGACGATGGGCTCGTATGGACCGTCGAGCTTCGTCCGGGAGTGCGTTTCAACGACGGCTCACCGCTGACCTCTGCCGACGTCGTCGCCACATTCGAAGCGATCACCGCCGAGGACAGCCTCTCTCCGGGTCGAAGCGCATTCTTCGGCATCCTCGATTCCGTTGTTGCCGATGGGGACGACACGGTCGAGTTCGCCCTGATTCGACCGTTCTCGGACTTCCCGATGATGCTCACCGGCACCAACACCGGAATTCTCCCCGCGGACTATGAGCCGGGAACATGGCTGGAGAACCCGGTCGGGGCAGGTCAGTTTCTCCTCGAGGACTACACCATTGGCGTGGGTGCGACCTACCTGAAGAATCCGGACTACTGGAATGCCGACCGAATCAATATCGATGGGGTCGAGCTGAAGATCTACGGTGACATGCAGGCTCAGGTCCTGGCATTTCAAGCAGGTGAGATCGACCGTGTGGGGCTGACTGTGGAGGCCGCATCCGCCGTCGATGTGGCGAAGTACGACTCGATCTCCTCCGGATACAACAGATTCGATGGGATCGTCCTGGATGTGACGGCGGCGCCATTCGACGACCTCGCGGCACGCGAGGCACTCGCGTGGGCGATCGACCGCCAGAGCTTGATCGAGGCCGTGTATGAGGGCAATGCCGACCTGGGCAACGACACGACGTTCTTCCCCGACTACAGTCCTCAACCGACGGGCCTCGCTCAACGTGATCAGGATCTCGCCAAGGTCTCGAGCCTGCTCGCGGGCCGGACACTGACGTTCACCATCACCACCGCCTATCCACTGTTCGGCGAGGTGCTCCAGCAGCAGCTCAACGCAGTGCCGGGGTTCGAGGTCGAGCTCGAGGTGATGAGTACGGAGCAGTACTATGCCGGCGGCGACAGCTCGCCCTGGCTGAATGCACCCGTCACAGCGACAAGTTGGGCGAAGCGGGCGCCATCCCAGTACGTCTCCCTGATCTACGCGACGGGAGCGACCTGGAATGCCTCGCACTACGCGAACGATGCGATCGAGGAGCTGACAAGACACTTCGACGCGACGACGGACCCTGAGGAGCGTCAAGACCTCGCCAGCCAGATCGCGGAGATCCAGTGGACGGATGTCCCCATCATCGTTCCCGCATATTCGAAGTCGCGCGCGCTCCAGAACAAGCGCGTCGTCGGCGAGTTCGTCGGGGCGCTCGACTTCTACACCGGATACAACTTCGCGGGAATCTCGATCGCGAAGTGA
- a CDS encoding ABC transporter permease encodes MIVQRAVQIPLVMLVVSVLVFVLIQVVPGDPGRNALGPYATADQVLAWNAAHGLDGAPIDRYASWFFGLLAGQWGASVVYGVPVFDLVLGRLANSVMLGLFAFAILVPLAIGVGVLQARKEGSRGDRSFTVALMALAAVPEFVVGVILLLTFAVVFPVLPVQSSDGVGAGFLPQLRAMTLPAITLALGSLSVLARTTRAGVIEATRSQFYRTAVIKGVHGGMLFRRHVARNALVPTVALLGIYLGAFLGGSAVVETLFGYPGLGELLVTATQRKDTFVLAAGVMITGLISLLALLMADVAFTLIDPRVRFTGQR; translated from the coding sequence ATGATCGTGCAGAGGGCCGTGCAGATCCCGTTGGTCATGCTGGTCGTCTCGGTCCTCGTCTTCGTGCTGATCCAGGTCGTTCCGGGGGACCCGGGTCGCAATGCGCTCGGGCCCTATGCCACCGCCGATCAGGTCCTCGCGTGGAACGCTGCCCATGGGCTTGATGGCGCCCCCATCGATCGATACGCCTCGTGGTTCTTCGGACTGCTTGCCGGGCAGTGGGGGGCGAGTGTCGTCTACGGGGTCCCGGTCTTCGACCTCGTACTCGGCCGGCTCGCGAACTCAGTCATGCTGGGGTTGTTCGCGTTCGCAATCCTCGTGCCGCTGGCGATAGGGGTCGGCGTGCTCCAAGCACGCAAGGAAGGTTCACGTGGAGATCGGAGCTTCACCGTCGCGCTGATGGCGCTGGCCGCCGTGCCGGAGTTCGTCGTGGGAGTGATACTGCTCCTCACCTTCGCCGTCGTGTTCCCCGTTCTGCCGGTTCAATCGAGCGACGGGGTCGGGGCGGGATTCCTGCCGCAGCTGCGGGCGATGACGCTGCCGGCGATCACCCTGGCTCTGGGATCGCTTTCCGTTCTCGCGCGCACGACCCGCGCGGGTGTCATCGAGGCGACACGATCGCAGTTCTACCGGACCGCCGTGATCAAGGGCGTCCACGGTGGAATGCTCTTCCGTCGTCACGTTGCACGCAATGCCCTCGTGCCGACAGTTGCGCTCCTGGGTATCTACCTCGGAGCGTTCCTCGGCGGAAGCGCGGTCGTGGAAACCCTGTTCGGCTATCCCGGTCTGGGAGAGCTGCTGGTCACTGCCACGCAGAGGAAGGACACCTTCGTCCTAGCCGCCGGGGTGATGATCACCGGACTCATCTCGTTGCTCGCATTGCTGATGGCCGACGTGGCCTTCACCCTCATCGATCCCCGCGTGCGCTTCACGGGGCAGCGCTGA
- a CDS encoding ATP-binding cassette domain-containing protein, which translates to MSAVVKVRGLCIDHLVHGQLHRAVHDLDFEIEEGEAFGLVGASGSGKSSIALALTRYLPRGAEMHARRLEVAGHDLVALDRDALRRYRRHDIGVVYQEPAGALNPTSTIGAQVSESHRLRGEGRRRSHLSAVGSLAEVGLDDPEELARRYPHELSGGQQQRVVIAMALAAKPRLLILDEPTTGLDSIVQADVLALIGRLQAELGFASLIISHDLPIVASHCDRVGVLENGHLLETTASARFIREPSHARTRTLVADIPTMDGVMGSWRHPGSPPILVASGLNKRYGSHTALDDIHLRLGRGETLGIIGETGSGKTTLGRVVAGLTSYEGAIAIDAPPSPRPVQVVFQNPEGSLNPRRTVRRTLHRAIQLLQGDTTPEQLVDRTGLPFDVLDRVPFELSGGQRQRVAIARAFAGFSPIVVCDEPTSGLDPSAQSSILDLLIELQERTGVSYLFISHDLSVVRQLAHRVAVMQRGRILETVSTEALFTDATHAYTRELIAAFQRRSPRAEPDRHTRPTPFRFEG; encoded by the coding sequence ATGAGTGCCGTCGTCAAGGTTCGAGGTCTGTGCATCGACCATCTGGTCCACGGGCAGCTTCACCGAGCCGTCCATGACCTCGACTTCGAGATCGAAGAGGGCGAGGCATTCGGGCTCGTCGGCGCATCCGGTTCAGGCAAGAGCAGCATCGCGCTCGCGTTGACGCGCTATCTCCCACGAGGCGCGGAGATGCACGCTCGACGTCTCGAGGTTGCGGGACACGACCTCGTCGCCCTCGACCGCGATGCGCTGCGCCGGTACCGCCGCCACGACATCGGAGTCGTCTATCAGGAACCGGCCGGTGCGCTCAACCCGACGTCCACGATCGGAGCGCAAGTCTCCGAATCGCACCGCCTGCGCGGCGAGGGTCGCAGGCGGTCCCACCTGTCTGCGGTGGGATCACTCGCCGAAGTCGGCCTGGACGACCCCGAGGAACTGGCGCGCCGGTACCCGCACGAGCTCTCCGGCGGGCAGCAGCAACGCGTCGTGATCGCGATGGCGCTCGCCGCGAAGCCCCGCCTGCTCATTCTCGACGAACCCACAACGGGGTTGGACAGCATCGTGCAGGCCGACGTCCTGGCGTTGATCGGTCGGCTTCAGGCTGAACTCGGTTTCGCTAGCCTGATCATCAGCCATGACCTTCCGATCGTCGCTTCGCACTGCGATCGCGTGGGTGTGCTTGAGAACGGTCACCTGCTGGAGACCACGGCGTCCGCTCGGTTCATCCGCGAACCCTCACATGCCCGCACGCGGACGCTCGTTGCCGACATCCCGACGATGGACGGGGTCATGGGCTCGTGGAGGCATCCGGGTTCGCCGCCCATTCTGGTCGCCTCCGGCCTCAACAAGCGCTACGGATCGCACACCGCACTTGACGACATCCATCTGCGGCTCGGACGGGGCGAAACGCTGGGCATCATCGGAGAGACGGGAAGCGGTAAGACGACGCTCGGGCGAGTGGTCGCCGGCCTGACGTCGTACGAGGGGGCGATTGCGATAGATGCACCGCCATCGCCGCGGCCGGTCCAGGTCGTCTTCCAGAACCCCGAGGGCTCCCTCAACCCCCGGCGGACGGTGCGCAGGACGTTGCACCGTGCCATCCAGCTGCTGCAGGGCGACACAACTCCGGAGCAACTCGTCGATCGCACCGGGCTGCCCTTCGACGTCCTCGACCGGGTGCCGTTCGAGCTGTCGGGCGGCCAACGCCAGCGGGTCGCGATCGCGCGCGCTTTCGCCGGCTTCTCGCCGATCGTCGTCTGTGACGAGCCCACCTCGGGGTTGGACCCCAGTGCGCAATCGAGCATCCTCGACCTGCTCATCGAGTTGCAGGAACGTACGGGGGTGTCCTACCTCTTCATTTCGCACGATCTCTCCGTGGTGCGGCAACTGGCTCATCGCGTCGCTGTGATGCAGCGTGGTCGCATCCTGGAGACCGTGTCGACCGAGGCGCTCTTCACCGATGCCACGCACGCCTACACGCGTGAACTCATCGCGGCATTCCAGCGGCGGAGTCCGCGTGCAGAGCCGGATCGGCACACCCGACCCACGCCGTTTCGCTTCGAAGGGTGA